One Euwallacea fornicatus isolate EFF26 chromosome 22, ASM4011564v1, whole genome shotgun sequence genomic region harbors:
- the Mgtor gene encoding nucleoprotein TPR isoform X4, giving the protein METCLFASVVSQEEWKKVPAEIGQKISKFVNEKFEEFITSKALLETKITNSEKSFTEIKGQNEALTSENEAHKARLEAANISITQLESQVSNLSSELIRLQTQSNQLEAEAAEYRHQRNLAVDERDETLKMIQRRNAQIESLQLDIETLTKQLQDAVSTKCEALAKAEEVASMRITLEYGEKRLEQERALMSSQIESLTEELQNRTDELLNMRRDNSSRCIQLETKLLEKTQELTVASEQLKSFTELNESLAARNEELAQKIFNLNETHSKVSESYVSEIDAKTMMTNTYKSMLEETQKHAEELRNALNEVQQMLRQATEQYGDLETKHKESGLAHEEIISKKNECIAMLKKELETANELIEQCKNGSISKDIEGLSSSAATVSRVMKSGMTYTEMYSRYVSTSEQLASKSEECVRLNNYINCIVREIEEKGPQVTQLRQEFSDALDANETLKASNDSLLAEVQQLREANVENRRMEGQVARENQRMKKELADLSRQVVHLLQEVEHSRVGSSSTSTDNDLSDSVSSADIITKRLVTFNDIAELQATNQKLLALVRDLTERQEEIESFDPAAVANLQRKVEDLRESQIELLEEREQQTKMMATLRNQRDMYKNLYSQAAKGGGGGDASVNLAFGTVDSGETLNKTQSEASDSNANSDEKVQDLETQITKYKKQVEEMKEEYETYRKERLDHEKILLEQLESVRNESKELTKMSCQLTSKAELNEEKFKVLQNNAEIFKKQIIALEKQNKIYSEAIIKHEQAASYLKDEAIQNQTKASKAEVILGSVQKENALLRDSERRLLKEIEMVKQHSHQQSLLQSNIELIKATLERNEAESKLRLEAKLDEAHLECSSLRRRLEEEQTHFRELTTHLEKQSKQAQERMEEEKLKADKLRKEISELRNDLINKTVYIEDLSRKLKSSVFAIPDASIEGRKLRELEQHMADAEAEISSLKTKLKGAKDASEEYFNVAQNAEKQLEEVLDKEQEHLKEIELQKQLVRELQEKNAELQGELSIQMDDQDIAAADIRSKSQKLQEELNVRSLDLRSAREQLEKTQSELKFMNEQLKASENKYAREVTLHSADLQSLTDLKAELDETNGQIQQVKSEKDRAVEALDEHLQGAAKQQQLLDEEKQKLDERFKNMEEQNSLLLDQIQQLNTQLTLLQSQVSTDNLNTSQNSSLGENLNRSFTEDEVHKSGQLLKIIKYLRREKDIAVSKADIIEAEHFRLKSQFDSVTKQLKEAKEQIEAQRQKLEVTNVSASKHSEVLRRLETLNAITDSNRALRHERDELLGEMQTLRTRAEQMESELAPLQEKNRDLQTKADQMHTENISLRAECTRWRQRANLLIEKTNRTSPEDWKKLQTERETLAKQLTVERGNNAKLSDENNNIRQTVAKLEDQLKSVRTQNNNQSEEISKLREQVQNLQYQASQLSESLDQQTQNNLRLSQENRSLTEEIGAKDNSISELKNNLTQVKKIAKKYKTQYEDQVKDIESLRQQNEQSQSEQNQNAEKQIQLLEQQKNEHEERVNLLETSHKENVDQLNQQVSSSQEQLDSLKKEIDILKQSSQEKEEKFKTLFKNAKDRIVSLTEQNTGLREELSKHDKFAHIGEQSDGNSNTNELVERISNLQQEKDELIEKLQQEKSAHTSEVEALKHSISQLERKLGQQQGSKPSTSSASSEKSSTERPTADIKPIPGHSTNTQTQSVPIQPWRSGGEPPLASIRPMSQQLRTAAVLPTTQTPSAVMVPPQQQVHTTGTSSIEALSSSPTSSHTEYVPATSSASSAMLGARQVAVPPTQSSEDDDNSMQIQTAPQQQTLAVISPRVEPPSSGPTQEQGTSSSSSNTVTTTQAGLKRQRDPDTDSCQAEEKSQLKQQSKRTRLQQGISDSGLEVEYQVPTSSQREDDDNIILVESDGPDEGEGDDQEEPDDTEVYDMEGMEQDNYEDNDCQEVEEEEEAGNEVEVIEDSSEVPNQSENQESAEVEMMDRQAQSEAISSGTDAAAGPSSSSVHSISLSPRQRVVPPLPYRHQLLDEGTGRSVPTTPLQSSPQESIPNIAEEQGDRQTTQSDEENPQISVSTDSNICETRGEGSSEEATMGPPGQAGPSTDDNRPDEDLEGDDGVTSEGEKPPSTEEGEEEGREAEASQSPNEARRATRGNGPSARRSMRMSPARGSRVGPTPIVWGDARRSLQRQMPHGMGRGNHGNPGGNQPAPRRPRSRMQRPFGRF; this is encoded by the exons ATGGAAACGTGCCTTTTTGCCTCGGTGGTGAGCCAGGAAGAGTGGAAAAAAGTGCCCGCCGAAATCGggcagaaaatttcaaagttcgTCAATGAAAAGTTCGAGGAGTTTATCACCTCGAAAGCTTTGTTGGAGACGAAAATTACTAATTCAG AAAAAAGCTTCACAGAAATCAAAGGGCAAAATGAAGCACTTACCAGCGAAAACGAAGCGCACAAAGCGCGCCTCGAAGCTGCCAACATCTCAATCACCCAATTGGAATCCCAAGTATCAAATCTTTCCTCTGAACTTATTAGATTACAAACGCAGTCCAACCAACTTGAAGCAGAGGCTGCGGAGTATCGACATCAACGCAATTTGGCCGTAGACGAACGTGACGAGACTTTAAAGATGATTCAAAGACGGAACGCCCAAATTGAAAGCTTGCAATTGGACATTGAAACTTTGACCAAGCAGCTGCAGGACGCTGTCAGCACAAAATGTGAGGCTTTGGCTAAAGCAGAGGAAGTGGCGTCAATGAGAATTACTTTGGAATATGGAGAGAAACGATTGGAGCAGGAACGGGCTTTGATGAGCAGTCAAATTGAAAGTCTTACAG AAGAGCTTCAAAACAGGACTGATGAACTTCTAAATATGCGCAGAGACAACTCATCTCGTTGCATTCAACTTGAAACGAAACTTTTAGAAAAAACCCAAGAACTAACTGTTGCTTCTGAACAATTAAAATCCTTCACTGAACTAAATGAAAGCTTAGCAGCTCGCAATGAAGAACTGGctcagaaaatttttaatttgaacgaGACTCATTCGAAAGTTAGTGAATCATATGTCTCTGAAATTGATGCTAAAACCATGATGACCAACACATACAAATCCATGCTTGAGGAGACTCAGAAGCATGCAGAAGAACTGAGGAATGCCCTGAATGAGGTTCAACAGATGTTGAGGCAGGCCACTGAGCAGTATGGGGATTTAGAAACTAAACATAAGGAATCTGGGTTGGCTCATGAGGAAATCATTTCAAAGAAGAATGAATGCATTGCGATGCTTAAAAAAGAGTTGGAAACTGCTAATGAGTTAATTGAACAGTGCAAAAACGGGTCAATTAGCAAAGATATTGAAGGGCTTTCATCATCTGCAGCCACAGTTTCTAGAGTCATGAAATCAGGCATGACTTACACAGAAATGTACTCACGCTATGTTTCAACTTCAGAACAACTTGCAAGTAAATCAGAAGAATGTGTAAGACTCAACAACTACATCAATTGCATTGTGAGAGAAATCGAAGAGAAAGGCCCACAGGTTACCCAGCTGCGCCAGGAATTCAGTGATGCACTCGACGCTAATGAAACACTTAAAGCATCCAATGATTCGCTATTAGCAGAGGTGCAACAACTACGCGAAGCTAATGTTGAGAATCGAAGAATGGAAGGTCAGGTAGCCAGAGAAAAccaaagaatgaaaaaagaaCTCGCAGATCTTTCCCGGCAAGTTGTGCATTTGTTGCAAGAAGTTGAGCATTCTAGAGTTGGATCTTCAAGTACTTCTACTGATAATGATTTAAGTGATAGTGTTAGCTCAGCAGATATCATCACAAAGCGTCTAGTTACCTTTAATGATATTGCTGAGCTCCAAGCTACAAACCAGAAATTGTTAGCACTGGTACGAGATTTGACGGAAAGGCAAGAAGAAATAGAATCCTTTGACCCAGCCGCTGTTGCTAACTTGCAGAGAAAGGTGGAAGACTTGAGAGAATCGCAAATTGAGTTGCTTGAAGAGAGAGAGCAGCAGACAAAAATGATGGCTACCTTAAGAAATCAAAGGGATATGTATAAGAACTTGTATTCGCAAGCTGCtaaaggaggaggaggaggagatgCCTCAGTGAATTTAGCCTTTGGTACAGTTGACAGTGGCGAAACTCTCAATAAAACTCAATCTGAGGCTTCAGATTCTAATGCGAATTCTGATGAAAAAGTGCAGGATTTAGAAACTCAGATAACAAAATACAAGAAGCAAGTTGAAGAAATGAAGGAAGAGTATGAGACTTACAGGAAAGAGAGATTGGATCATGAGAAAATCCTTTTGGAGCAACTAGAATCTGTGCGCAATGAGTCTAAGGAACTTACAAAAATGAGTTGCCAACTCACATCTAAAGCAGAACTGAACGAAGAGAAATTCAAAGTTCTCCAAAATAAcgcagaaattttcaaaaagcagATAATAGCCctggaaaaacaaaacaaaatatatagcGAAGCTATAATCAAGCATGAACAGGCAGCGTCTTACCTCAAAGATGAAGCGATTCAGAACCAAACTAAAGCATCAAAGGCTGAAGTTATTCTAGGAAGTGTCCAAAAAGAAAACGCTCTCCTCAGAGACTCTGAAAGGAGattattgaaagaaattgaaatgGTTAAACAACATTCCCATCAGCAAAGCTTGCTGCAAAGCAATATTGAACTCATCAAAGCTACTTTAGAGCGCAATGAAGCAGAAAGCAAGCTGAGGCTTGAAGCCAAACTTGACGAAGCTCACTTAGAGTGCTCATCTTTGCGCAGAAGACTTGAGGAGGAGCAGACGCATTTCAGGGAGCTAACTACACATTTAGAGAAACAGTCCAAGCAAGCACAGGAGCGAATGGAGGAGGAAAAGCTTAAAGCGGATAAACTACGTAAAGAAATTTCGGAACTCCGAAACGATCTAATCAACAAAACTGTCTACATTGAAGAtttatctagaaaacttaaAAGTTCAGTATTTGCAATTCCTGATGCAAGTATTGAGGGCAGAAAATTAAGGGAGTTGGAGCAGCATATGGCAGATGCTGAAGCTGAAATTAGCTCATTAAAAACCAAACTAAAAGGTGCCAAAGACGCATCTGAGGAGTACTTCAATGTGGCTCAAAACGCCGAAAAACAACTAGAAGAAGTTTTAGACAAAGAGCAAgaacatttaaaagaaattgaattgCAAAAGCAACTGGTGCGGGAGTTGCAAGAGAAAAATGCAGAATTGCAAGGGGAACTATCGATTCAGATGGATGACCAGGATATTGCAGCAGCCGATATTAGAAGCAAATCTCAAAAGTTGCAAGAAGAACTCAATGTTCGGAGCTTGGATCTGCGGTCAGCCAGAGAGCAATTGGAGAAGACTCAAAGTGAGTTGAAATTCATGAATGAGCAGTTAAAAGCCTCAGAAAACAAATACGCCCGAGAGGTAACATTGCACTCAGCCGATTTGCAAAGTTTAACCGATTTGAAAGCAGAACTTGATGAGACAAATGGTCAGATTCAACAGGTAAAATCTGAAAAAGATCGAGCGGTAGAAGCTTTGGATGAACACCTTCAAGGCGCTGCAAAACAACAACAATTGCTTGATGaggagaaacaaaaattagacGAGCGATTTAAGAATATGGAAGAACAAAACAGCCTTCTGTTAGACCAGATTCAGCAGCTAAACACACAACTCACCCTTTTGCAATCTCAAGTCTCCACAGATAATCTTAATACAAGTCAAAATTCTAGTCTTGGCGAAAACCTTAATCGTTCATTCACAGAAGACGAAGTCCACAAATCAGGTCAGCTTCTTAAGATTATTAAATACTTGAGACGCGAGAAGGATATTGCTGTGAGCAAAGCTGACATCATTGAAGCTGAGCACTTTAGGCTTAAATCCCAATTTGATTCTGTTACGAAGCAGCTAAAGGAGGCTAAAGAACAGATTGAAGCTCAGAGACAAAAGCTTGAAGTTACTAATGTTTCTGCATCCAAACATTCAGAAGTGCTGCGCAGATTGGAAACATTAAATGCAATTACTGACAGTAATAGAGCCTTGAGGCACGAAAGAGATGAGCTATTGGGTGAAATGCAAACGCTGCGTACAAGGGCTGAACAAATGGAAAGTGAGTTAGCTCCTCTACAGGAAAAAAATAGAGATCTGCAAACTAAAGCTGATCAGATGCATACAGAGAATATCTCCTTACGAGCTGAGTGCACTCGATGGAGGCAGAGGGCTAATTTGCTTATTGAAAAAACCAACAGAACTAGCCCTGAGGATTGGAAAAAGCTGCAGACTGAAAGGGAAACTTTAGCAAAGCAGTTGACTGTGGAGCGGGGCAATAATGCCAAACTCTCTgatgaaaataacaatattagaCAAACAGTTGCAAAACTGGAAGATCAACTAAAATCCGTGAGGACTCAAAACAATAATCAAAGTGAAGAGATTAGCAAGCTGAGGGAGCAGGTACAAAACCTGCAATACCAAGCTTCACAACTCAGTGAGAGCTTAGATCAGCAGACTCAGAATAACTTGAGATTGTCTCAAGAAAACCGATCACTAACTGAAGAAATAGGTGCTAAAGACAACTCGATAAGTGAGCTCAAAAATAACTTAACTCAGGTGAAAAAGATTGCCAAGAAATATAAGACTCAGTATGAAGACCAAGTTAAGGATATTGAATCTCTTAGACAACAGAACGAGCAAAGTCAAAGTGAGCAAAACCAGAATGCGGAGAAGCAAATTCAGTTACTAGAGCAACAGAAGAATGAGCATGAAGAGCGGGTGAACTTGTTAGAGACTTCACATAAAGAGAATGTAGATCAGTTGAACCAGCAGGTGAGCAGCAGTCAAGAGCAGCTTGATTCGctgaaaaaggaaattgatATATTGAAACAATCCTCACaagaaaaggaagaaaaattcaaGACGCTTTTCAAAAACGCTAAAGACCGAATAGTGAGTCTGACTGAACAGAATACAGGTTTGAGAGAAGAACTTTCCAAACACGACAAATTCGCGCATATAGGAGAACAGTCTGATGGCAATAGTAACACTAATGAGCTTGTTGAGAGGATTAGCAACTTGCAGCAAGAGAAAGATGAGTTGATAGAAAAATTACAGCAGGAAAAGAGCGCGCATACATCAGAGGTAGAAGCACTGAAACATAGTATTAGTCAGTTAGAAAGGAAGTTGGGACAGCAACAAGGCTCCAAGCCCAGCACTAGTTCTGCTTCCAGCGAGAAGTCTTCCACTGAGAGACCCACTGCTGATATTAAACCAATTCCCGGGCATTCAACCAATACTCAAACCCAGTCAGTTCCTATTCAACCTTGGCGTAGTGGTGGGGAGCCCCCATTGGCCAGTATAAGACCAATGTCCCAGCAATTGAGAACAGCCGCAGTATTGCCAACAACTCAAACTCCTAGTGCTGTAATGGTACCTCCACAACAACAGGTGCACACTACTGGGACTTCGTCTATCGAGGCTCTGTCTAGCAGTCCTACTTCGTCCCACACCGAGTACGTGCCAGCCACAAGTTCTGCTAGTTCCGCCATGTTGGGTGCTAGACAAGTAGCAGTGCCCCCAACACAGTCTTCAGAAGATGATGACAATTCTATGCAG ATCCAAACAGCTCCTCAACAACAAACTCTAGCAGTGATTTCCCCTAGAGTGGAACCTCCAAGTAGTGGCCCTACTCAAGAACAAGGCACGAGTTCCAGTAGTTCGAACACTGTGACAACGACCCAAGCAGGTTTGAAACGTCAACGAGATCCTGATACAGATAGCTGTCAAGCGGAAGAAAAGTCCCAGTTGAAGCAGCAGAGCAAACGCACAAGGCTACAGCAAGGTATCAGCGACAGCGGCTTGGAAGTGGAGTACCAAGTGCCGACTAGTAGTCAGAGGGAAGACGATGACAATATCATCCTAGTGGAGAGTGATGGTCCGGATGAAGGTGAAGGTGATGACCAAGAGGAACCTGATGACACCGAGGTATATGACATGGAAGGAATGGAACAGGACAACTATGAGGATAATGATTGTCAGGAGGTGGAAGAAGAGGAGGAGGCTGGCAATGAGGTGGAGGTAATTGAGGATTCCAGCGAGGTGCCCAATCAGAGTGAGAATCAAGAGAGTGCAGAAGTGGAGATGATGGACAGGCAGGCCCAATCTGAGGCTATTAGCAGTGGGACTGACg CGGCAGCAGGTCCATCGAGCTCCTCCGTTCACTCCATTTCACTAAGTCCCCGCCAGCGTGTGGTACCGCCGCTGCCCTACCGGCACCAGCTCTTAGACGAAG